The Aquificaceae bacterium genome includes a region encoding these proteins:
- a CDS encoding molybdenum cofactor biosynthesis protein MoaE, whose protein sequence is MVPKVYLGVEWIGAESVLSEYQPPEDCGAGLLFLGIARSAPEDGDVMELHYEAFPEMAIKVMEEIREETLRNFPVREVFIHHRLGVVKVGEPSFMVVVFGGHRDETFRACRYAVDEVKKRVPIWKKEVFSDGKGEWVLGA, encoded by the coding sequence ATGGTTCCCAAAGTCTATCTTGGAGTGGAGTGGATAGGTGCAGAGAGTGTTCTCTCGGAGTATCAACCACCAGAGGATTGCGGTGCAGGTCTCCTGTTCCTCGGCATAGCAAGGTCTGCACCTGAAGATGGGGATGTGATGGAGCTTCACTATGAAGCTTTTCCTGAGATGGCTATAAAGGTTATGGAGGAGATAAGGGAAGAGACGCTCAGGAATTTCCCGGTAAGGGAGGTCTTTATACATCACAGGCTGGGCGTGGTAAAGGTGGGAGAGCCCTCCTTTATGGTGGTGGTCTTCGGTGGGCACAGAGATGAAACCTTCAGAGCATGCAGGTATGCAGTGGATGAGGTGAAAAAGAGAGTGCCCATATGGAAGAAGGAGGTTTTCAGCGATGGTAAGGGTGAGTGGGTGCTCGGAGCATGA
- a CDS encoding glutamate-5-semialdehyde dehydrogenase — MVEIKSYAEEKVELARSTLRRLMSVTTHIKNRALLRAAELLQEKRDFIKGENQKDIDYAKSQGLPPALIDRLLLNDKRIEGMVKVLRDVAGLPDPVGEITRMWTLPNGLQVGRMRVPLGVIFIVYEARPNVTIEAASLCMKSSNAVILRGGKEAINSNRALVEILRQACRETGFPEEAVQFIDRPEREIVWEILGMEGKVDVAIPRGGESLIRAVAEKAKVPVIKHYKGVCNIYVDEEADLIKAYHIVYNAKVQRPSVCNAVENLIIHRSLLNSFWPRMADILGRAGVELRCDQESLQAIRSRPELSHVKAVPATEEDYYEEFLDLILAVKTVGSLEEAMDFIEKYGSKHSDAIITENYTKAMKFIKEVDSAAVYVNASTRFTDGNEFGLGAEMGISTDKIHARGPMALEELTIQKFVILGNGHLRDNVGVPPEWMP, encoded by the coding sequence ATGGTGGAAATCAAAAGTTATGCCGAGGAAAAGGTAGAGCTTGCCCGCTCTACGCTGAGAAGGCTTATGTCTGTTACAACGCACATAAAGAACAGAGCCCTCCTAAGGGCCGCAGAGCTACTGCAGGAGAAAAGAGATTTTATAAAAGGAGAGAACCAGAAGGATATAGATTATGCAAAATCTCAGGGACTTCCTCCAGCCCTCATAGACAGACTGCTCCTCAACGACAAACGCATAGAGGGTATGGTAAAGGTTCTCAGAGATGTGGCAGGGCTTCCAGACCCTGTGGGAGAGATAACGCGCATGTGGACTCTGCCCAACGGTCTTCAGGTGGGCAGGATGAGGGTTCCCCTCGGGGTAATCTTCATAGTATACGAAGCAAGACCCAACGTGACCATAGAGGCCGCCTCTCTGTGCATGAAGTCTTCAAATGCGGTTATACTGAGGGGTGGAAAAGAGGCTATAAACTCCAACAGAGCCCTTGTGGAGATACTCCGTCAGGCATGCAGAGAAACAGGCTTTCCGGAGGAGGCAGTGCAGTTCATAGACAGACCTGAGAGGGAAATAGTATGGGAAATCCTTGGAATGGAGGGCAAGGTAGATGTGGCGATTCCAAGGGGCGGTGAAAGTCTCATAAGGGCCGTGGCGGAGAAGGCAAAGGTGCCTGTAATAAAGCACTACAAGGGGGTCTGCAACATATACGTGGACGAGGAGGCAGACCTCATAAAGGCCTATCACATAGTATACAACGCCAAGGTTCAGAGGCCATCTGTCTGCAACGCCGTGGAGAACCTCATAATCCACAGAAGCCTTTTAAACAGCTTCTGGCCAAGGATGGCTGATATACTGGGAAGGGCTGGCGTAGAGCTAAGGTGCGACCAGGAAAGCCTTCAGGCAATAAGGTCAAGACCGGAGCTGTCCCATGTGAAGGCAGTGCCTGCAACGGAGGAGGACTACTATGAGGAGTTCCTTGACCTTATACTGGCGGTAAAGACTGTGGGTAGCCTTGAGGAGGCAATGGACTTCATAGAAAAATACGGCTCAAAGCACTCAGACGCCATCATAACGGAAAACTACACAAAAGCCATGAAGTTCATAAAAGAAGTGGACTCAGCAGCCGTATATGTGAACGCCTCCACACGATTTACAGATGGGAACGAGTTTGGTCTTGGTGCGGAGATGGGTATTTCTACAGATAAGATACATGCAAGGGGTCCAATGGCTCTTGAAGAGCTCACAATCCAGAAGTTTGTAATACTGGGTAATGGACATTTGAGAGACAACGTAGGGGTTCCGCCTGAATGGATGCCATAG
- a CDS encoding Trm112 family protein: MLSRELLEILACPRCKGDLTYDERRNVLICTNCRVYYPVEEDIPILLTDSARPLEELEVESQAENS, from the coding sequence ATGCTGAGCAGAGAACTTCTTGAAATACTCGCATGCCCAAGGTGCAAGGGCGACCTCACTTACGACGAAAGGAGAAATGTGCTCATATGCACCAACTGCAGGGTTTACTACCCCGTAGAAGAAGACATTCCCATACTCCTTACAGACTCTGCAAGACCTCTTGAAGAGCTTGAAGTAGAGTCTCAGGCTGAGAATTCCTGA
- the fliG gene encoding flagellar motor switch protein FliG, which yields MPEVRSKLSKAQKAAILLMAMPPQVAVEVMKELSDDEIQEVLLHATNIEGITLKDIEEVAKEFIEEYRATSFITPDIDALLEFARKALPPDKFAKIYEFLSSSNLIKSFQELERVDSKILANILMGEHPQTIAVVLSQLNPNKSAEILKLLPDTVGIEVVKRLATLENISPEFFGELIEVLAEEIRSMGVSGIMQKMEGITLTAELLNMLDRDTTNRILAKLDEEDPYLSEKIKEKMFTFEDIRKLDNRAIVEILKAVEKSTLIIALKGAPEDIREKFFSNMSKKAADIMREDMEALGPLRASEVEKAQKQVIQVIKNLADQGVIDITGGETYV from the coding sequence ATGCCGGAAGTCAGGAGTAAACTGAGCAAGGCTCAGAAGGCGGCCATACTGCTCATGGCCATGCCACCACAGGTGGCGGTGGAGGTAATGAAAGAACTCTCCGACGATGAGATTCAGGAAGTTCTACTTCATGCCACAAACATTGAAGGTATAACCCTGAAGGACATAGAAGAGGTGGCAAAGGAGTTTATAGAAGAATACAGGGCAACCTCCTTTATAACTCCAGACATAGATGCACTGCTTGAGTTTGCAAGAAAGGCTCTTCCACCAGACAAGTTTGCCAAGATATACGAGTTTCTGAGCAGTTCAAACCTCATAAAAAGCTTTCAGGAACTTGAGAGGGTTGACAGCAAAATACTTGCAAACATACTGATGGGTGAGCATCCCCAAACTATAGCGGTGGTTCTTTCTCAGCTAAACCCCAACAAATCTGCAGAGATACTAAAGCTGCTTCCGGACACTGTTGGAATAGAAGTGGTAAAGAGGCTTGCAACCCTTGAAAACATATCTCCCGAGTTCTTCGGTGAACTGATAGAGGTTCTTGCAGAAGAGATAAGAAGTATGGGGGTTAGCGGAATAATGCAGAAGATGGAGGGAATTACTCTAACCGCGGAGCTTCTCAATATGCTTGACAGAGATACCACCAACAGAATACTGGCAAAGCTGGACGAAGAGGACCCATACCTTTCAGAGAAGATAAAGGAAAAGATGTTCACCTTTGAAGACATCCGAAAGCTGGACAACAGGGCAATAGTGGAAATACTCAAGGCTGTAGAAAAAAGCACTCTCATAATAGCTCTTAAAGGGGCACCCGAGGACATAAGGGAAAAGTTCTTCTCCAACATGTCCAAAAAGGCTGCTGACATTATGAGGGAGGACATGGAGGCTCTTGGACCCTTAAGGGCTTCAGAGGTAGAAAAGGCGCAGAAACAGGTAATACAGGTTATAAAGAACCTGGCAGACCAGGGAGTAATAGACATAACAGGCGGGGAGACCTATGTCTAA
- a CDS encoding FliH/SctL family protein translates to MSKGEFRPLHHLHNLEHKEEIQTPQVKEDAGKLQPPCEELELRWQAEREKLKEEIGTLKFQLENLERERAKVLEERDMALKELEEKRAVEKILENLSERLIEAFKNIRVNMKEEVIELVSKLLRELLVTDLIPKEDVILRALSKVLESGVELKGQVVLYLNPKDFHRISHHLESLKERLGDGVQISPVVKGELKEGEFLIETPKLWIERRYDEVLQDLLEDMRNEGSV, encoded by the coding sequence ATGTCTAAGGGGGAGTTCAGACCACTTCACCATCTACATAACCTGGAGCACAAAGAAGAGATACAAACTCCGCAAGTCAAGGAAGATGCTGGAAAGCTTCAGCCTCCATGTGAAGAGTTGGAACTCCGATGGCAAGCGGAAAGGGAAAAGCTGAAGGAAGAAATCGGAACTCTCAAGTTCCAGCTGGAAAACCTTGAAAGGGAAAGGGCAAAGGTCCTTGAAGAGAGGGACATGGCTCTCAAAGAGTTAGAGGAGAAAAGGGCGGTTGAGAAGATTCTTGAGAATCTATCGGAAAGGCTCATAGAAGCCTTTAAGAACATAAGGGTAAACATGAAGGAAGAAGTAATTGAGCTTGTTTCCAAGCTTTTGAGAGAGCTTCTTGTCACTGACCTTATACCAAAGGAAGATGTTATCCTGAGAGCTCTTTCAAAAGTTCTTGAGTCGGGGGTTGAGCTCAAGGGTCAGGTGGTTCTCTACCTTAACCCCAAGGACTTTCACAGAATTTCCCACCATCTGGAAAGTCTGAAAGAAAGACTGGGAGATGGAGTGCAGATTAGCCCAGTAGTAAAGGGAGAACTGAAGGAAGGGGAGTTCCTCATAGAAACACCAAAGCTTTGGATAGAGAGGCGATACGATGAGGTGCTGCAGGACCTTCTTGAGGATATGAGAAATGAGGGGAGTGTCTAG
- a CDS encoding FliI/YscN family ATPase — translation MRGVSRIYHKVYRASGVYLEAYNTDGAVGDHVIIFPHRNRPVEGEIIGFNEDRCIIMPFSYPSGVKAGDKVWIKKEHISTLVGKNLLGELLDPFGRRLSDGSLPAGERKPILLEDINPLERERIRETFDCGIRSINALLTLGKGQKVGIFAGAGVGKSTLLGMIVKNSKVDAVVLALIGERGREVREFVEDVLGEEGRKKSVIVVTTSDQTPILKVKGALSALVHARYLADMGLHVLLLMDSITRLAMAQREVGLSAGEPPTMKGYTPSVFYLLSKVVENCGNFKKGSITGIFSVLVEGDDISLDPVADSLMGVLDGHIILSRKRANAGIHPAIDPVRSLSRLMPQVVSKEHMHMAMYIREVLSAYESMEDMVNLGLYNPGSNPLVDRAVKNYEEIREFFKQGVDEKVSYEESLEALKRLYDKLV, via the coding sequence ATGAGGGGAGTGTCTAGAATATACCATAAGGTTTACAGGGCGAGCGGTGTTTACCTTGAAGCCTACAATACAGACGGGGCAGTAGGAGACCATGTGATAATATTCCCACACAGAAACAGGCCTGTTGAAGGGGAGATAATCGGCTTTAACGAGGACAGATGCATAATAATGCCCTTCAGCTATCCATCTGGAGTAAAGGCAGGTGATAAAGTATGGATAAAAAAAGAGCACATTTCCACCCTTGTGGGAAAAAATCTTCTCGGTGAACTGCTTGACCCCTTTGGAAGAAGGCTTTCAGATGGTTCACTCCCCGCTGGTGAAAGAAAGCCCATTCTCCTTGAAGACATAAACCCCCTGGAGAGGGAAAGGATAAGGGAAACCTTTGACTGCGGCATAAGGTCAATAAACGCACTCCTGACGCTGGGGAAGGGTCAGAAGGTGGGAATATTTGCGGGTGCTGGGGTGGGCAAGAGCACGCTTTTGGGTATGATAGTGAAAAACAGCAAAGTGGACGCGGTGGTTCTTGCTCTGATAGGTGAGAGGGGGAGGGAAGTGAGAGAGTTTGTGGAGGATGTGCTCGGGGAAGAAGGAAGGAAGAAAAGTGTAATAGTGGTAACCACCTCAGACCAGACCCCCATACTTAAAGTAAAGGGAGCACTGAGTGCTCTTGTCCACGCAAGATATCTTGCAGACATGGGGCTGCATGTGCTCCTCCTTATGGACTCCATCACGAGGCTTGCCATGGCTCAGAGGGAGGTAGGGCTGTCTGCGGGAGAGCCACCCACCATGAAAGGCTATACACCTTCGGTTTTCTATTTGCTTTCAAAGGTTGTGGAAAACTGCGGGAATTTTAAAAAGGGTAGTATAACAGGCATATTCAGCGTCCTTGTGGAGGGGGATGATATAAGCCTTGACCCTGTTGCAGACTCCCTCATGGGCGTTCTTGATGGGCATATAATCCTCTCAAGGAAGAGGGCAAACGCAGGCATACACCCTGCCATAGACCCTGTAAGGAGCCTCAGCAGGCTCATGCCTCAGGTGGTAAGTAAGGAGCACATGCACATGGCCATGTATATAAGAGAAGTGCTGAGCGCCTACGAGTCTATGGAAGATATGGTAAACCTCGGTCTTTACAATCCCGGGAGCAATCCTCTTGTGGACAGGGCAGTAAAGAACTATGAAGAAATCAGAGAGTTTTTCAAACAGGGTGTGGATGAGAAGGTAAGTTATGAAGAAAGTCTGGAAGCCCTGAAGAGGCTTTACGACAAACTGGTATAA
- a CDS encoding HAD-IA family hydrolase → MKKGVIFDVDGVIVDVSQSYHYAIKHTAEHFLGREVPIEDVRRIKFSRGINNDWLATLEVIREYGGDADFEEIKSLFNRLYRTLREKERLILGGDFFGELKAMGYPLGIVTGRPREDLQHLFERSGLSHFFDFVVDEDTIQEEELRKPHPYALHLCVEGLGIDAGVYVGDSLADWRMLRDYRKIYAKPLEYIHVGERVVPDKVRNSQPETLLQALQEVLQSL, encoded by the coding sequence ATGAAGAAGGGTGTTATCTTTGATGTGGACGGGGTCATAGTGGACGTAAGCCAGTCCTATCACTACGCCATAAAGCACACGGCAGAACACTTTCTCGGAAGGGAGGTTCCTATAGAAGATGTAAGAAGAATAAAGTTTTCCAGAGGCATTAACAACGACTGGCTTGCAACCCTTGAGGTCATAAGGGAATACGGGGGTGATGCAGACTTTGAAGAGATAAAGAGTTTATTCAACCGGCTTTATAGGACACTGAGAGAAAAGGAAAGGCTCATACTGGGAGGTGACTTTTTCGGGGAGCTGAAAGCCATGGGCTACCCACTTGGCATAGTCACAGGAAGACCCAGAGAAGACCTGCAGCATCTCTTTGAGAGGTCCGGGCTTTCACACTTCTTTGACTTCGTGGTGGATGAGGATACAATACAGGAAGAAGAACTGAGAAAGCCCCACCCTTACGCCCTGCATCTGTGTGTTGAAGGTCTTGGGATTGACGCTGGCGTTTATGTAGGCGACAGCCTTGCAGACTGGCGGATGCTGAGAGATTACAGAAAAATATACGCAAAGCCCCTTGAATACATTCATGTGGGAGAGAGGGTGGTGCCAGATAAAGTCAGGAATTCTCAGCCTGAGACTCTACTTCAAGCTCTTCAAGAGGTCTTGCAGAGTCTGTAA
- the moaA gene encoding GTP 3',8-cyclase MoaA codes for MIRDALGRELHDLRISVTDRCNFRCTFCMPEGEEYEFFRREEILSFEEIARFVKAVIPLGVKKVRLTGGEPLLRRRLENLIKYLSELPLEDMSLTTNGFLLKEKARILKEAGLKRVTVSLHSLKDEVFSKLVGRDVKVSKILEGIEEALRVGLSPVKVNVCVIRGVNHDEIIDIASFFKGMGVVVRFIEFMDVGNINGWSLERVYSTREMLELLQKHFELEPVEKAYRGEVAERYRYRDDGLEVGFISSVTQPFCGDCNRLRLTADGRLLTCLFAHDGHDVKSLIRGGAEDEEIREFVRSIWTRRSDRYSEHRLELLRSGIVPKRFEMFKVGG; via the coding sequence ATGATTAGGGACGCCCTTGGAAGGGAGCTTCATGACCTGAGGATATCGGTAACGGACAGGTGCAACTTCAGATGCACCTTCTGTATGCCAGAGGGAGAGGAATACGAGTTCTTCAGACGTGAGGAGATACTTTCCTTTGAGGAGATAGCAAGGTTTGTAAAGGCCGTAATTCCGCTTGGTGTGAAGAAGGTAAGACTTACGGGGGGAGAACCCCTCCTCAGAAGGCGTCTTGAAAACCTTATTAAATACCTTTCAGAACTCCCCCTTGAGGACATGAGCCTTACCACAAACGGATTTCTGCTAAAAGAAAAGGCAAGAATTCTGAAAGAGGCAGGGCTCAAAAGGGTGACGGTGAGCCTTCATTCTCTGAAGGACGAGGTTTTCTCAAAGCTTGTAGGGAGAGACGTGAAGGTTTCCAAAATACTTGAGGGTATAGAAGAGGCTCTAAGGGTGGGACTGAGCCCCGTAAAGGTGAACGTATGCGTCATAAGGGGCGTTAACCATGATGAGATAATAGATATAGCCAGCTTTTTCAAAGGGATGGGCGTAGTGGTCAGGTTCATAGAGTTTATGGACGTGGGAAATATAAATGGCTGGTCTCTGGAAAGGGTGTATTCCACAAGGGAGATGCTTGAACTTCTTCAGAAACACTTTGAGCTTGAGCCGGTGGAAAAGGCTTACAGGGGAGAAGTGGCGGAGAGATACAGATACAGGGACGACGGTCTGGAGGTGGGCTTCATATCCTCAGTAACCCAGCCCTTCTGTGGAGATTGCAACAGGCTAAGACTTACCGCAGATGGAAGACTTCTCACATGCCTCTTTGCTCATGATGGTCATGATGTAAAGAGCCTTATAAGAGGCGGTGCGGAGGATGAGGAGATAAGGGAGTTTGTAAGAAGTATCTGGACCAGAAGGTCTGACAGGTATTCAGAGCATAGGCTTGAGCTCCTCAGAAGTGGGATAGTCCCGAAGAGATTTGAGATGTTCAAGGTGGGGGGTTGA